The sequence below is a genomic window from Campylobacter concisus.
ACGTGCCGTCGTAGGGCTTGCCTTTTACGTAGTAAAGCCCGTTTTTTAGGCTCGCTTCGGGCTTCATTACGATTTTTGGCTCTAATGCCTGCGCTCCGACGGCTAGAAGCGGAAGTAAAAATAGAAATTTTAGGATTTTCATGGTTCTCCTGCTTTGTTTGATTTAGGTAATTTTAAAATTTGAAATTAAATTTAAGGTGAAGGCACGGTTATTTCGGATGAGTTAAATTTGAAGGCTCACATCAAATTTAGCTGTCTTTTAGTGCTTGGGCGACGACCTTCCACTCTTGCATGAGCCTTTCAAAGCTAAAATTTGCATTTGCCGAACTAGTCGAGGGTAGTTTGACGGGTTCTTTACCCGTTGCGTTTAAAATTTGAGTTTTTAGGTATTTTTCGCAGATTTCGTGCGCCTTACCGCCGTTTGAGTAAACTTGCGCTATGCGCGCTCCGCTAAAAATCGGCTCCAAATTTGCAGGCTCAACGGCGGTCATTTTAGCATCGCTCGAGCCCTTTATCTCGCACGAGATCGCAGCGTCGTAGATAGCGATACGGTGAGCGAGTAGAAAATCTATCTTTTCATCCGTGCTTCCTGGTAACGGAGCGTTTAAAATCCCGGCCAGCACCCGCCAGAAACGATTTTGCGGATTTGCGTAGTAAAAGCTAAATTTACGAGAAACGACGGAAGGGAAGGATCCGAGGATTAAAATTTTAGAGTTTTTATCAAAAATCGGTTTAAATGGACTAATTTGATTCATCTATCTCTTTTAAAATTTTAGCCATTTAAACCATTTATTATTTTATAAGAAGTTACTCTTTTTGATTTGGATTATTTGAAATTTTATCGTTAATCATCTTTTTCGCATTCATTGCAATATCGGTGATTTTCTTATTAGAGTCACTTAAAATTTCTTGTATTCTAGCCGAATCATCTTTTTTAAATATTTTTAAATTTTCGCTAAAGTCCTCATCATTAATGTCAAAATAAGCGACTGATTCAAAAGATAGTTTTGAGGCTATTAGGACTTGTGGAAATGCATTTTTGTAAGAATTATAGCTTTTAACCTCAGCATTGTAGCTCTCACGTTTATTTAGGAGTTCGCTCTCGATTTTTTCTAACTGCGACATTAGCATTTGATATGTTTCGTTAGCCTTTAGTTCCGGAAAGGCTTGAGCCAAAGCAGCTACTTTTGCGACTCCATTTCCAGAAACGCCAAGTTGAATCATTTGTTCGCTACTTGCATAATCTTTGGCTATATCTATTATTTGATTTGATAGATCTAAACGTTTTTTGAGCGTAGCTTGGATATTTGCGAAGCTCTCTCTGATGTTTTGCATCATTGATTGTAGTTTATTATATATTTTAATAATATAAGCCGCTAAGGCAATAACAACGACAATTATAGTAATAAGCATTTTTGCTCCTTTTTACTTATTTTAAAATATGCGATTTTGACTTTTTACGACTTAATTTCACTTTAAGGATTTAGAAACTTGCTTATTTTGTTTATGGGTTATTTAATTTTTTTAAGTGAAATTATCTAAAAAAGAAAATTCTCCCACATAATAAATTTAAGTGGGAGAATTCGTGCCTTACTCGGCTACGCTGCCGGCAGAGGCATCCTCGGCACTCTCAGGCGAGCCAGACTCGACCTCATCGCTAAAGTCAGACAAGCTTAGGCGTTTTAGCTGGCGGTAGCGTCTTTGCGCGTCGGCCTTGTTTTTAGCTAGTAGCTCGTCGGCGTGCTCTGGGTTCGTCTTTTTAAGTGAGTTGTAGCGAACCTCGTTTAGCAAAAAATCCTCGTAAAGCGACCAGTCAGGGTCTTTTGAGGTCATTTTTAGCGGATTCTTACCCTCTTTGATTAGGCGCGGATCGTAGACGTAGGTCGGCCAGTAACCGCATTTGGTCGCTAGCTCGCCCTGATCGCCAGAGAGCGCCATACCGCCCTTGATACCGTGCGCGATACACGGCGAATACGCGATCACGAGGCTCGGACCGTCGTAGGCCTCGGCTGCAGCGATGGCCTTTATCGTGTTTGCCTGGCTGGCGTTTGAGTTGATCTGCGCGACAAAGATATTTCCGTAGGTCATCGCGATGTAGCCTAGATCTTTTTTCTGCATCGGCTTGCCGCTAGCGGTAAACTGCGCTATGGAGCCCGCGCGGCTGGATTTTGAGCTCTGGCCGCCGGTGTTTGAGTAGACTTCGGTATCTAGCACGAGCACGTTTACGTTCTCGCCGCTAGCTAGCACGTGGTCAAGCCCGCCAAAGCCGATATCGTACGCCCAGCCGTCGCCGCCGATGATCCACTGGGACTTTTTGACGAGATATCTTTTTAGCTCTAAAATTTCTTTAACGCCCTCTACGTCTAAATTTTGCTCCAAAATCGGCGTTAAAATTTTAGCGATTTGCGTCGTTTTCTCGCCGTCGTTTTTATGCGCGATCCAGTCGGAGTATAGCGCGGCTAGGGCATTTGGCGCGGCGTCTTTGGTGCGTAGCATGACGTCTTCGATACGGTGGCGCAGCGTCTCTACCGCGACATTCATACCCATGCCAAACTCCGCGTTATCCTCAAACAGCGAATTTGCCCACGCTACGCCCTTGCCCTCTTTGTTCGTCGTATAAGGCGTCGAAGGCGCGCTACCGCCGTAGATCGAGCTACATCCGGTGGCGTTTGCCACGATCATACGGTCGCCGAAAAGTCTCGTAACAAGCCCGATATAAGGCGTCTCGCCGCATCCGGGACACGCACCGTGAAACTCAAATAGCGGCTGCGCAAATCCCACGCCCTTGACGCTATCTTTGCTCATCAGGTCGTCTTTGTAGGTAACCTTTTTAAATAGATAATCCGCGTTTTCCTGCTCGTTTTTCTCCATTTCCTCTGCTAGCGGCACCATGACGAGCGATTTTTCCTTGCTCGGGCAGTTTTGAGCGCACAGTTCGCAGCCCGTGCAGTCAAGCGGGCTAACTTGGATTTTATATTTTAGTCCTTTTACCTCCTTGCCTTTGGCGTCTAGGACGTGATCTTGCACGGTTTGCGGAGCGGCGGCGAGCTCGTTTTCATCGATGAGAAACGGCCTGATCACCGCGTGCGGGCAGACGAAGGCGCACTGGTTGCACTGGATACAATTTTCCTCGATCCATTTAGGCACCATCACGCCGATACCGCGTTTTTCGTAGGCCGTGGTGCCTGATTTAAAGTGTCCGTCCTCAAAGCCCACAAACGCCGAAACAGGCAAGCTATCGCCCCTAGCGGCGTTGATAGGCTTAACGATTTTTTCTATAAATTCGTCGCCGACGTATTTTTCCTCGTTAGCGGCGTCATCCGTCAAATTTAGCCAGCTAGGATCAACCTCGACCTTAACCAGCCCGTCCGCGCCCATATCGATAGCCTTGTAGTTCATCTCCACGATCGCTTCGCCCTTTTTGGCATAGGCTTTGTGTGCGTACTCTTTCATGTATTTTTGCGCGTCGGCAAACGGGATAATGTCTGCGAGTTTAAAAAACGCCGACTGCATGATGGTGTTCGTGCGGTTTTTTAGTCCGATCTCGCGAGCTAGCTTAGTGGCGTTGATGATGTAGAAATTTACCTTTTTGGCGGCTAAAATTTTCTTTACTTTATTCGGCAGTTTAGCGACCGTCTGCTCGGCGTCCCAGATCGAGTTTAGCAGGAACGTCCCGCCCTCGCGGATACCGTCTATGACGTCATAAATTTCAAGATACGCCGCGACCGAGCAGGCTACGAAGTGCGGATTTGAGACGAGATAGGTCGAGCGGATCGGATTTTTACCAAAACGCAGGTGCGAGCGCGTATAGCCGCCTGATTTTTTGCTATCGTAGGCAAAATACGCCTGCGCGTAAAGCTCGGTTTTATCGCCGATGATTTTGATGGAGTTTTTATTGGCTCCCACGGTACCGTCCGCGCCAAGGCCGTAAAATAAGCACTCTTTCACGCTTGCGTCGCTTAGCGAAATTTTCTCGCCGACTTTTAGCGAAGTAAAGGTCACGTCGTCCTCGATACCGACGGTAAAGCCGTTTTTGGGCTCGCTTAAATTCAGATTTTCAAAGACGGCTAGCATCTGAGCAGGATCGACGTCCTTTGAGCTTAGACCATAGCGTCCGCCCACGATCACGGGCTGATTTTTGCGTCCGTAAAACGCCGCCTTGACGTCCAGATATAGCGGCTCGCCTAGGCTTCCGGGCTCTTTCGTGCGGTCTAGCACGGCGATCTTTTCTACCGTCTCAGGCATCACGTCAAAGAGGTATTTTAGACTAAACGGACGGTATAGATGTACCTTTAGCACGCCTACTTTTTCACCCTTTGCGAGTAGGTGATCGACGACCTCTTCTAGAGTTTGCGTTACCGAACCCATCGCGACCACGACGCGTGTAGCATGCGGATCGCCGTAATAATTAAACGGTTTATAATCGCGTCCCGTGATTTTTGAAATTTCTTTTAGATACTCGGCCACGATATCAGGCACCGCGTCGTAGTAGCGGTTAGCTAGCTCGCGCGTCTGGAAGTAGATGTCGTCGTTTTGCGCCGTACCGCGAGTTTTTGGGCTTTCGGGGCTTAGCGCTTCGTCTCTAAATTTTTGCAGCGCCTCGCGGTCAAGAAGCCTATCAAAGTGCGCGTAGTCAAGCACCTCAACCTTTTGTATCTCGTGGCTCGTGCGAAATCCGTCGAAAAAGTGCAAAAACGGCACGCGACCCTTGAT
It includes:
- a CDS encoding DNA-deoxyinosine glycosylase, producing the protein MNQISPFKPIFDKNSKILILGSFPSVVSRKFSFYYANPQNRFWRVLAGILNAPLPGSTDEKIDFLLAHRIAIYDAAISCEIKGSSDAKMTAVEPANLEPIFSGARIAQVYSNGGKAHEICEKYLKTQILNATGKEPVKLPSTSSANANFSFERLMQEWKVVAQALKDS
- a CDS encoding LemA family protein, with translation MLITIIVVVIALAAYIIKIYNKLQSMMQNIRESFANIQATLKKRLDLSNQIIDIAKDYASSEQMIQLGVSGNGVAKVAALAQAFPELKANETYQMLMSQLEKIESELLNKRESYNAEVKSYNSYKNAFPQVLIASKLSFESVAYFDINDEDFSENLKIFKKDDSARIQEILSDSNKKITDIAMNAKKMINDKISNNPNQKE
- the nifJ gene encoding pyruvate:ferredoxin (flavodoxin) oxidoreductase; protein product: MAKIMKTMDGNEAAAHVAYAFTEVAGIYPITPSSPMADYTDMWAAQGKKNLFGMPVKVVEMQSEGGAAGTVHGSLQVGALTTTYTASQGLLLKIPNMYKIAGQLLPGVIHVSARSIAAQALSIFGDHQDIYACRQTGFAMLASGSVQEVMDIAGVAHLAAIKGRVPFLHFFDGFRTSHEIQKVEVLDYAHFDRLLDREALQKFRDEALSPESPKTRGTAQNDDIYFQTRELANRYYDAVPDIVAEYLKEISKITGRDYKPFNYYGDPHATRVVVAMGSVTQTLEEVVDHLLAKGEKVGVLKVHLYRPFSLKYLFDVMPETVEKIAVLDRTKEPGSLGEPLYLDVKAAFYGRKNQPVIVGGRYGLSSKDVDPAQMLAVFENLNLSEPKNGFTVGIEDDVTFTSLKVGEKISLSDASVKECLFYGLGADGTVGANKNSIKIIGDKTELYAQAYFAYDSKKSGGYTRSHLRFGKNPIRSTYLVSNPHFVACSVAAYLEIYDVIDGIREGGTFLLNSIWDAEQTVAKLPNKVKKILAAKKVNFYIINATKLAREIGLKNRTNTIMQSAFFKLADIIPFADAQKYMKEYAHKAYAKKGEAIVEMNYKAIDMGADGLVKVEVDPSWLNLTDDAANEEKYVGDEFIEKIVKPINAARGDSLPVSAFVGFEDGHFKSGTTAYEKRGIGVMVPKWIEENCIQCNQCAFVCPHAVIRPFLIDENELAAAPQTVQDHVLDAKGKEVKGLKYKIQVSPLDCTGCELCAQNCPSKEKSLVMVPLAEEMEKNEQENADYLFKKVTYKDDLMSKDSVKGVGFAQPLFEFHGACPGCGETPYIGLVTRLFGDRMIVANATGCSSIYGGSAPSTPYTTNKEGKGVAWANSLFEDNAEFGMGMNVAVETLRHRIEDVMLRTKDAAPNALAALYSDWIAHKNDGEKTTQIAKILTPILEQNLDVEGVKEILELKRYLVKKSQWIIGGDGWAYDIGFGGLDHVLASGENVNVLVLDTEVYSNTGGQSSKSSRAGSIAQFTASGKPMQKKDLGYIAMTYGNIFVAQINSNASQANTIKAIAAAEAYDGPSLVIAYSPCIAHGIKGGMALSGDQGELATKCGYWPTYVYDPRLIKEGKNPLKMTSKDPDWSLYEDFLLNEVRYNSLKKTNPEHADELLAKNKADAQRRYRQLKRLSLSDFSDEVESGSPESAEDASAGSVAE